A region from the Brassica napus cultivar Da-Ae chromosome C8, Da-Ae, whole genome shotgun sequence genome encodes:
- the LOC125591883 gene encoding uncharacterized protein LOC125591883: protein MRDDSQARDKGLEMKKDIRCPMLTSTNYTVWSMQMKVMLRLYEVWDTIDPGSNDAKKNNMAIALIFQSVPEALILQIGEHDTSKKIWEAIKSRNLGADRVREARLQTLMSVFDKLKMTDTNTVDDYAGKLSGLASRAAALGEIMEASQLVKKFLKGLPRTKFIHIVASLEQVLDLNSTGFEDIVGRLKAFEERIKEETQDEDQSKLMFVKNDAQGRGSHINSRGRGIGRGYGGRGRGRGRGRSNGSDGHNKG, encoded by the coding sequence ATGAGAGATGATTCTCAAGCACGTGATAAAggtcttgagatgaagaaggacatacgATGTCCGATGCTAACATCGACCAACTACACCGTATGGTCGATGCAAATGAAAGTGATGCTTCGTCTATACGAAGTTTGGGATACGATTGATCCAGGGAGTAACgatgcaaagaagaacaatatggcgATTGCTCTAATCTTTCAATCAGTCCCGGAGGCGCTAATACTTCAGATTGGAGAACATGATACATCGAAGAAGATTTGGGAAGCTATCAAATCCCGTAACCTAGGTGCTGATCGCGTGAGAGAAGCAAGGTTACAAACTTTGATGTCTGTGTTCGACAAACTGAAGATGACAGACACAAACACGGTGGATGACTACGCAGGAAAACTTTCAGGCTTAGCATCGAGAGCAGCCGCGTTAGGAGAGATAATGGAAGCATCACagctggtaaagaagtttctGAAGGGACTTCCAAGAACGAAGTTCATTCACATCGTAGCTTCGTTAGAACAAGTGTTGGATCTAAATTCAACGGGATTCGAAGACATTGTTGGGAGATTGAAGGCTTTTGAAGAACGCATCAAAGAAGAAAcccaagatgaagatcaatcgAAGCTAATGTTTGTAAAGAATGATGCACAAGGTCGTGGAAGCCATATCAACTCGCGAGGAAGAGGCATAGGTAGAGGTtatggtggaagaggaagaggaagaggacgaggaaggtcTAATGGTTCTGATGGTCATAACAAAGGATGA
- the LOC125591884 gene encoding secreted RxLR effector protein 161-like translates to MESCNYTHVPMHTSSKVSKAEEEPEIDATSYRSIIGCLRYFLHTRPDLAFSVGVLSRYMQSPRESHGEAVKHLLRYINDTTKYGLFFKRDGTTEITGYSDSNHNIDVEDGRSTTRFMFYLGTSPITWTSCKQSTVALSSCEA, encoded by the coding sequence ATGGAGTCATGTAACTATACTCATGTTCCGATGCACACGAGTTCGAAAGTATCAAAGGCAGAGGAGGAGCCTGAGATTGATGCAACATCATATCGAAGCATCATAGGATGCTTAAGGTATTTTCTTCATACACGACCAGACTTGGCGTTTTCGGTTGGTGTATTAAGCAGATATATGCAGAGTCCAAGAGAGAGTCATGGAGAAGCAGTGAAGCATCTACTACGATACATAAATGACACTACAAAGTATGGTCTCTTCTTCAAACGGGATGGAACAACGGAGATTACAGGTTACAGTGACAGCAACCATAACATAGACGTTGAGGATGGAAGAAGCACTACAAGGTTTATGTTCTACCTAGGAACATCGCCGATCACGTGGACATCGTGCAAGCAATCCACAGTGGCACTCTCTTCGTGTGAGGCGTAG
- the BNAC08G09690D gene encoding uncharacterized protein BNAC08G09690D has protein sequence MSAVGTSKGILEIAKFGFYVAVPIGLMYTFANNSTNIKKFMGNRSYVVYPEEAPRPPSPEELREMARELARKKNIHGVDDK, from the exons atgtcggCTGTAGGAACATCGAAAGGGATCTTGGAGATAGCCAAGTTCGGTTTCTACGTCGCTGTACCTATCGGTCTTATGTATACATTCGCCAACAATAGCACCAATATCAAGAAATTCATGGGAAat CGATCATATGTTGTGTACCCTGAGGAGGCACCTCGACCTCCTTCACCCGAGGAGCTACGAGAGATGGCGCGAGAGCTTGCCCGTAAGAAGAACATCCACGGAGTTGATGACAAGTAA
- the LOC106412814 gene encoding putative F-box protein At3g58950 encodes MTLEMDHISGLLDEVLSHILSFLPTKLAALTSVLSTRWRNLLTLVPNLDISSHNKIVQLDGSVSCAIYGAIRKDDMYGTMRSFMAFMERDWLCRRLFLWDSISREDKNLWLTSCPLKKIQIESCGGTTGEMRMVKHLLESSPCLEEMKIFAFKDYHTDIFDLVVKMVNLCNESYRVVVFNFLCVIHRI; translated from the exons ATGACTTTAGAGATGGATCATATTAGCGGTCTACTTGACGAGGTTCTTAGCCATATATTGTCCTTCCTTCCGACAAAGCTTGCTGCTTTGACATCTGTTCTCTCTACGAGGTGGCGCAATCTTCTTACGTTGGTCCCCAATCTTGACATCAGTTCTCATAACAAGATCGTGCAATTAGACGGCTCTGTTTCTTGTGCAATTTATGGTGCTATTCGCAAGGATGATATGTATGGAACTATGCGGAGCTTCATGGCTTTTATGGAAAGGGATTGGCTTTGCAGG CGTCTCTTTCTTTGGGACTCCATTTCACGGGAGGACAAAAATCTTTGGCTCACATCTTGTCCACTGAAAAAGATACAAATTGAAAGTTGTGGAGGGACAACGGGAGAGATGAGAATGGTGAAGCATTTGTTGGAGTCTTCCCCGTGTTTGGAGGAGATGAAGATATTTGCCTTCAAGGATTATCATACAGATATCTTTGATCTTGTTGTGAAGATGGTGAATCTCTGCAACGAGAGTTACCGAGTTGTGGTGTTCAACTTCTTGTGTGTGATCCATCGTATATAA
- the LOC125591885 gene encoding uncharacterized protein LOC125591885 yields MGRTACTDGRTDGLSDYFDPIFEFNHQEFSKATILKLSDDLSHIWSSSVCEKLHSDRADCPAHVLVLTAGRAAGYIEYGKNYSKRPSTSLLVFPCLTRSGQENMSSEEEKNRPENSMADLSNLQMRALNDTMTNLMNAGLDQIHQRLDEIQGSQQTRSRTGARRAHSRRPNRSDHDIHEEEGLGDLKKVRLAAAEFSGYPINWYDRVVTHRRRTGEAPVDTWEELTMLMRRRFVPDHYHRDLHQKLRRLLQGTKSVEDYHQEIEILMIKAKVDEPLDATMARFLTGLNRDIQDRMELQDYDNMEQMLHKAILIEQQVKRESYSKSAYAPKPSFTLKPNYQEKGKSSSTTNIALKTDVSTRVDKGKAVENPSREKDIRCFKCQVLGHYANKCPNQRVMILMDNGEVESEDEKEDKEDLGPVFDEDEETFDYPASGPLLVARKLLDDTHEPIFDEEVDGVIDESCSTFMEDSGPIFDEDSLDYPISGPFLFTRRSCTNVSSDTLVKKLGLVTRPLSRPFRLEWLNEAGEQYVKEQVTVPLTIGRYEDEVVCNVLPMDACHILLGRPWQFDNRRVHDGFTNRHSFDHKGKKITLVPLSPLEVHQDQDFSDVFPEENPKGLPPIRGIEHQIDLVPGASLPNRSAYRTNPVETKELQKQIEELLEKGYIRESLSPCAVPVLLEFQGS; encoded by the exons ATGGGCCGTACCGCATGTACTGACGGacgtactgatggactgtccGACTACTTTGATCCGATCTTCGAGTTTAATCATCAGGAATTCtctaaggcaacaatactgaagCTTTCAGATGATCTCAGTCACATTTGGTCCAGTTCAGTTTGTGAGAAACTTCATTCAGACCGTGCCGACTGTCCGGCTCATGTACTGGTCCTTACCGCGGGACGTGCTGCCGGATACATTGAATATGGAAAGAACTACTCGAAGAGACCATCGACCAGTCTTCTTGTTTTTCCGTgtttgactagatctggtcaa GAAAACATGAGCAGTGAAGAGGAGAAGAACCGTCCCGAAAATTCTATGGCCGATTTATCTAACCTGCAGATGAGAGCCTTGAATGATACTATGACTAACCTTATGAATGCAGGTCTTGATCAAATCCATCAGAGGCTAGATGAGATCCAAGGGAGTCAACAAACGAGATCTAGAACCGGAGCAAGAAGAGCCCATTCTAGGAGACCCAACCGGTCCGACCATGACATCCATGAGGAGGAGGGTTTGGgtg ATCTTAAAAAGGTTAGACTTGCTGCTGCTGAATTTTCTGGCTATCctattaactggtatgatcgAGTTGTGACTCACAGGAGGAGAACAGGTGAGGCACCAGTTGATACATGGGAGGAGCTTACCATGCTGATGAGGCGACGCTTTGTACCTGACCATTACCACCGTGATCTACATCAGAAACTCAGGCGTTTGCTTCAGGGTACTAAGTCAGTGGAGGATTATCATCAGGAAATTGAGATATTGATGATCAAGGCTAAAGTGGACGAACCTTTAGATGCCACCATGGCTAGATTTCTAACCGGGCTCAACCGTGACATCCAGGACCGTATGGAGCTCCAAGACTATGACAACATGGAGCAGATGCTACACAAGGCCATCCTGATCGAACAGCAAGTCAAGAGAGAGAGTTACTCTAAGTCGGCCTATGCTCCAAAACCGTCATTCACTCTTAAGCCAAACTACCAAGAAAaaggtaagtcttcttccacaacaaataTTGCTTTGAAAACTGATGTCTCTACTCGTGTTGACAAAGGAAAAGCAGTTGAGAACCCAAGCCGGGAAAAAGACATCAGATGCTTCAAGTGTCAAGTTCTAGGACACTATGCCAACAAGTGTCCAAACCAACGGGTGATGATTCTCATGGATAATGGTGAAGTTGAGTCCGAGGATGAAAAGGAAGACAAGGAGGATCTTGGACCAGTTtttgatgaggatgaggaaACCTTTGATTACCCAGCCAGCGGTCCACTTCTTGTTGCTAGGAAACTCTTGGACGACACTCATGAGCCCATTTTCGATGAGGAGGTCGATGGTGTGATTGACGAGTCCTGTTCGACCTTCATGGAGGATTCTGGTCCGATCTTTGATGAGGACAGCCTTGACTACCCAATATCTGGTCCATTTCTTTTCACTAGAC GTAGTTGCACTAATGTGTCTAGTGACACCCTTGTAAAGAAACTTGGGCTTGTTACTCGGCCTCTTTCTCGTCCTTTCAGGCTTGAGTGGCTAAATGAAGCTGGTGAGCAGTACGTTAAGGAGCAAGTCACCGTTCCACTCACCATTGGTCGTTATGAGGATGAGGTCGTGTGCAATGTCCTTCCCATGGACGCTTGTCATATCCTTTTGGGTCGTCCTTGGCAGTTTGATAACAGGAGAGTACATGATGGGTTCACAAACCGACACTCTTTTGATCACAAGGGAAAGAAAATCACCTTGGTTCCCTTGTCACCTTTGGAGGTTCATCAAGACCAG GATTTTTCTGATGTTTTTCCAGAAGAAAATCCCAAGGGATTGCCACCAATAAgaggcattgagcatcagatcgatCTTGTCCCGGGCGCTTCACTACCAAACCGATCAGCGTACCGCACCAATCCAGTTGAAACCAAGGAGCTCCAGAAACAGATTGAAGAGCTGCTTGAGAAGGGATACATCAGGGAGAGTCTCAGCCCTTGTGCCGTGCCTGTtctactt gagtttcaaggctcctaa